The Halorhabdus sp. BNX81 genome includes a region encoding these proteins:
- a CDS encoding NYN domain-containing protein: MSLLGRLRGDQAGGVGLYVDGPNVLREEFDIDLDDLRAIADEYGRVAAARLYLDEHATPGLIQAGEARGFEVITTSGDVDVKLAVDATRAASEGRIDTLVVASRDTDFKPALEVAADRGCRTVAIAPGEHGRSDALANTAHESHSLED, from the coding sequence ATGAGCTTGTTGGGCCGTCTTCGTGGCGATCAAGCGGGCGGCGTCGGTCTCTACGTCGACGGACCGAACGTCCTCCGTGAGGAGTTCGACATTGATCTCGACGACCTGCGAGCGATCGCCGACGAGTACGGCCGAGTAGCGGCTGCGAGACTCTATCTCGACGAACACGCCACACCCGGGCTAATTCAGGCTGGCGAAGCCCGCGGGTTCGAGGTCATCACGACCAGCGGAGACGTTGACGTCAAACTCGCCGTCGACGCGACGCGAGCAGCCAGCGAGGGCCGGATCGACACGCTGGTGGTCGCCTCCCGCGATACTGACTTCAAACCCGCGCTGGAAGTCGCCGCCGACCGGGGCTGTCGGACGGTCGCGATCGCGCCGGGCGAACACGGCCGCTCGGACGCGCTGGCGAATACTGCCCACGAGAGCCACTCGCTCGAAGACTGA